In the genome of Nitrospira japonica, one region contains:
- a CDS encoding AAA family ATPase, whose translation MTPREAIADLQRKMESSIIGQRGVIRQILVGLLANGHLLLEGLPGLAKTRAVKSLARNLDATMSRIQFTPDLLPSDITGTEVLYQEGGKNLFKFQQGPIFGNIILADEINRAPAKVQAALLEAMEERQITVAGTTHTMPDLFMVLATQNPIEQEGTYPLPEAQLDRFLMKVLIDYPDPESEMGVLQLVRSEESAGVQPGSHGQKQEDGRISADTILAARREITGIHVSDAVARYIVDLVNATRHPDKLGEQLGKWIQVGSSPRGGIGLDRAARTNAWFEGRDHVTPDDVRAMAHGVLRHRMMLSYDANADRVTSDHVIDTLIEAVAVPA comes from the coding sequence ATGACGCCACGCGAGGCCATCGCCGATCTTCAACGCAAAATGGAGTCGTCGATCATCGGCCAGCGCGGCGTCATCCGCCAGATCCTCGTCGGCTTGCTGGCCAACGGACATCTCCTGCTCGAAGGCCTTCCCGGTCTTGCGAAGACACGAGCCGTTAAAAGCCTGGCAAGGAATCTGGACGCCACGATGAGCCGCATCCAGTTCACGCCGGATCTTCTGCCGTCCGACATTACCGGGACCGAAGTCCTGTATCAGGAAGGCGGCAAGAATCTGTTCAAGTTTCAGCAGGGGCCGATTTTCGGCAACATCATTCTGGCCGACGAGATCAACCGCGCGCCGGCGAAGGTGCAAGCCGCGCTGCTCGAAGCGATGGAGGAACGGCAAATCACCGTCGCTGGTACGACCCATACGATGCCTGATCTGTTCATGGTGTTGGCGACGCAAAATCCCATCGAGCAGGAAGGCACCTATCCCTTGCCGGAGGCGCAGCTCGACCGGTTCCTGATGAAGGTGCTGATCGATTATCCCGACCCGGAGAGCGAAATGGGCGTCTTGCAATTGGTGCGGAGCGAAGAATCCGCGGGGGTCCAGCCAGGTTCGCACGGTCAGAAACAGGAAGACGGAAGGATTTCCGCCGACACGATTTTGGCCGCCCGGCGCGAGATCACCGGCATCCATGTGTCCGACGCCGTCGCCCGATACATCGTGGACCTCGTCAACGCCACAAGACATCCGGATAAATTGGGCGAGCAGCTCGGTAAATGGATTCAGGTGGGATCCAGCCCTCGGGGCGGCATCGGCCTCGATCGCGCCGCCAGGACGAATGCCTGGTTCGAGGGCCGCGATCACGTGACGCCCGACGACGTCCGCGCCATGGCGCACGGTGTATTGCGGCACCGGATGATGCTGTCGTACGACGCGAATGCCGACCGGGTCACGTCGGATCACGTGATCGACACACTCATCGAAGCGGTCGCGGTGCCGGCATAA
- a CDS encoding DUF4381 domain-containing protein yields the protein MDQGAHSLEALKEIPLPDPVPYIPQTVGWLLIGALALGAIGYGLWRVVRYRAANRYRLAALKELAEIESRIDNADERHRALTAIPALLKRTAMAAAGRQTAAALSDRAWWEFLDRTYASGGFSNGPGRLLTLFSYAEPSKLAVVPESEIRDVIVLVRRWIKEHHAHL from the coding sequence ATGGACCAGGGCGCTCATAGTCTCGAAGCTCTCAAGGAAATTCCCCTTCCCGATCCTGTCCCTTATATCCCGCAGACCGTCGGTTGGCTCCTGATCGGGGCGCTCGCGTTGGGGGCAATCGGCTATGGTCTTTGGCGAGTGGTTCGGTACCGCGCCGCCAATCGATATCGGCTGGCGGCCCTGAAAGAGTTGGCGGAGATCGAGTCACGGATCGACAATGCCGATGAGCGACATCGGGCCTTGACTGCAATCCCGGCCTTGCTCAAGCGAACGGCCATGGCTGCCGCCGGACGACAGACCGCGGCGGCCCTCTCTGATCGAGCCTGGTGGGAATTTCTGGATCGGACTTATGCTTCGGGAGGATTCTCCAACGGACCGGGCCGCCTCCTGACTCTGTTCTCGTATGCCGAACCATCGAAACTTGCCGTAGTTCCCGAATCCGAGATCAGAGACGTCATCGTATTGGTGCGCCGCTGGATCAAAGAACATCATGCTCATCTTTGA
- a CDS encoding vWA domain-containing protein: MLIFDVPWVFALLPIPLLVWWLLPPYREASRAVRVPFFEEAAHAAGLTPARGAVVLRTNWAQKLIAPVSWGLLLLAAAGPQWVEPPIERVEAARDLMLAIDLSQSMEAKDFTDREGRRVDRLTAVKTVVDDFIDRRKGDRIGLIVFGSAAFPQAPLTLDHATVRLLLDELRIGMAGPQTSIGDAIGVAIKMTERSKMKERVLILLTDGNDTASKLPPEQAAKIAKQQGVTIHTIGIGNPKAEGEQRVDLHALEQLAQTTGGRSFRGEQRQGLEGIYKTLDEITPEKVKRSLYRPKRALYFYPLCVAALLLVAYHLAMLAWTAIGEKSQIRSTNIEIRNKGNMETGA, translated from the coding sequence ATGCTCATCTTTGATGTTCCGTGGGTCTTTGCCCTGTTGCCCATCCCGCTGCTCGTATGGTGGCTGCTCCCTCCGTACCGGGAAGCGAGCCGGGCCGTTCGGGTTCCATTCTTTGAGGAAGCCGCGCATGCTGCCGGCCTCACGCCGGCGCGAGGCGCGGTCGTGCTCAGGACGAACTGGGCGCAAAAACTCATCGCGCCGGTTTCGTGGGGACTGCTCCTCCTGGCGGCCGCCGGTCCGCAATGGGTCGAGCCGCCCATCGAACGGGTGGAAGCCGCCCGCGATCTCATGCTGGCGATCGATCTGTCCCAGTCCATGGAGGCCAAGGACTTCACCGACCGGGAGGGGCGGCGCGTCGATCGGTTGACCGCGGTCAAGACAGTGGTGGACGATTTTATCGACCGGCGGAAGGGCGACCGAATCGGGTTGATCGTGTTCGGCTCCGCCGCCTTTCCGCAGGCGCCGCTGACCCTGGATCATGCCACCGTACGGCTGCTGCTCGACGAGCTTCGGATCGGCATGGCCGGGCCTCAGACCAGCATCGGCGATGCGATCGGCGTCGCCATCAAGATGACCGAACGGTCCAAGATGAAAGAACGGGTTCTCATCTTGTTGACCGACGGGAACGACACCGCCAGCAAGCTTCCGCCGGAGCAGGCGGCCAAGATCGCCAAACAGCAGGGAGTCACGATCCATACGATCGGGATCGGCAATCCAAAGGCGGAAGGGGAGCAGCGGGTCGATCTGCACGCGCTCGAACAGCTTGCCCAGACCACGGGTGGCCGATCCTTTCGAGGAGAACAACGGCAAGGACTCGAAGGTATCTACAAAACGCTCGACGAGATCACGCCTGAGAAAGTGAAGCGATCGCTCTATCGTCCGAAGCGGGCGCTCTATTTCTACCCGCTTTGCGTCGCGGCATTGCTGCTGGTCGCCTATCATCTCGCGATGCTCGCTTGGACAGCTATTGGCGAGAAGTCTCAAATCCGAAGCACGAATATCGAAATTCGAAACAAGGGGAATATGGAGACCGGAGCTTGA
- a CDS encoding DUF58 domain-containing protein, whose amino-acid sequence MRKAELPEASIPGVYVSVPELMALEHKAAGLTFLPRRTSRSVLSGRHTSRMRGRGLNFEEIRDYLPGDDIRNLDWKVTLRLGKPHVRTYTEERDRPALFVIDQRMPMFFGSRLALKSVAAAQVAALGAWMVLHAGDRVGAMVFNDHEIRHIRPHRSRSRVEALCRAVADMNRALAAGSPVHAEYSQLDRALERALQAAHHDHFVCIVSDFAGMSERTDQLLRELRVHNDLVAVLVFDPLARSAVGDGQLVVTEGTLQVEVNLNERQVREPLESFFAGRLQHVAAMLRRSDVPLLAIDSGEPVIEQIRRLLGRRVPLVK is encoded by the coding sequence ATGAGGAAAGCTGAATTACCGGAAGCCTCGATTCCGGGGGTCTATGTCTCGGTCCCCGAGTTGATGGCGTTGGAGCACAAGGCTGCGGGTCTGACGTTCCTGCCTCGGAGAACGAGCCGCAGTGTCTTGTCAGGGCGGCATACCTCGCGGATGCGCGGGCGGGGGTTGAACTTCGAAGAGATCAGGGACTACCTGCCGGGCGACGACATTCGAAATCTGGACTGGAAAGTCACGCTCCGGTTGGGAAAACCCCATGTCCGCACCTATACGGAAGAGCGGGACCGTCCGGCGCTGTTCGTGATCGATCAACGCATGCCGATGTTCTTCGGATCACGACTGGCGCTCAAGTCGGTGGCCGCCGCGCAGGTTGCGGCGTTGGGGGCCTGGATGGTGCTTCACGCCGGCGACCGGGTCGGTGCAATGGTCTTCAACGACCATGAGATTCGCCATATCCGTCCGCATCGCAGCCGGAGCCGCGTCGAGGCCCTGTGCCGTGCCGTCGCGGACATGAATCGGGCGCTTGCTGCGGGAAGTCCGGTTCACGCGGAGTATTCCCAACTGGACCGGGCGCTCGAACGAGCGCTGCAGGCGGCTCATCATGATCATTTCGTCTGCATCGTGAGCGATTTCGCCGGTATGAGCGAGCGGACAGACCAGCTGCTTCGCGAGCTCCGGGTGCATAACGACTTGGTTGCCGTATTGGTCTTCGATCCGCTCGCGCGGAGCGCCGTCGGGGACGGACAACTGGTGGTGACTGAAGGAACACTGCAAGTCGAAGTCAATTTGAACGAACGGCAGGTTCGGGAGCCGCTCGAATCCTTCTTTGCCGGCCGGCTCCAGCACGTCGCGGCCATGTTACGCCGAAGCGATGTGCCGTTGCTCGCGATCGATTCCGGTGAGCCGGTGATCGAGCAAATCAGACGCCTGCTGGGCCGGCGTGTACCACTTGTGAAGTGA
- a CDS encoding arylsulfatase yields the protein MVAGMAVLAGLPAQAEQKKPNILVIFGDDVGQSNISAYTHGLMGYKTPHIDRIAKEGMLFTDYYAENSCTAGRSTFITGQAVLRTGLSKVGIPGASVGLQKTDITIAEALKPLGYATAQFGKNHLGDKDEYLPTNHGFDEFFGNLYHLNAEEEPERPYYPRDDAGFVKANAPRGVIKSSSDGKIEDSGPLTRKRMETVDDETTHAALEFMKKQHAAGKPFFTWMNFTRMHIFTHVRPEYRGKSGMQGNEYADGMWEMDQNVGKLLKLLDDLKIADNTIVVFTTDNGPNAFTWPDAATTPFRSEKDTNWEGAFRVPAMVRWPGHIKPGEISNEMVSGLDWFPTLLAAAGDTTIKDRLLKGWTPSGGKTHFKNHLDGYNQLDHLTGKSAKGARDEFFYFNDDGDLVAARVGNWKLVYERQDQPGQFDVWAHPFTPLRVPKMFNLRMDPYEHAEVSGSGYDQWRVENAYIIFMGTMKSAAFLESFVEYPPSQRPASFSIDQIRKGVDKKIDESFKKRGLE from the coding sequence ATGGTCGCAGGGATGGCTGTGTTGGCCGGTCTGCCGGCACAAGCGGAACAGAAGAAGCCCAACATCCTGGTCATTTTTGGCGACGACGTCGGTCAATCCAACATCAGCGCGTATACGCACGGGTTGATGGGTTATAAGACGCCGCACATCGACCGTATCGCCAAGGAAGGCATGCTGTTCACCGACTACTATGCCGAAAACAGCTGCACGGCCGGCAGGTCCACGTTCATCACCGGTCAAGCCGTTCTGCGGACCGGACTATCGAAGGTCGGCATTCCCGGTGCGTCGGTCGGCTTGCAGAAAACGGACATCACGATCGCGGAGGCGCTCAAGCCGCTGGGTTACGCGACCGCCCAGTTCGGCAAGAACCATCTCGGCGACAAGGATGAATACCTGCCGACCAACCATGGGTTCGACGAATTCTTCGGCAATCTGTATCACCTGAATGCCGAGGAAGAACCGGAGCGGCCGTACTACCCGCGGGATGACGCGGGGTTCGTCAAGGCCAACGCGCCACGCGGCGTGATCAAGTCTTCAAGCGACGGCAAGATCGAGGATTCGGGACCGCTCACCCGCAAGCGCATGGAGACGGTCGACGACGAGACCACTCACGCCGCGCTGGAGTTCATGAAGAAGCAGCACGCGGCCGGCAAGCCCTTCTTTACCTGGATGAATTTCACGCGCATGCACATCTTTACCCATGTGCGGCCGGAGTATCGCGGCAAGAGCGGGATGCAGGGCAATGAGTATGCGGACGGCATGTGGGAAATGGATCAGAACGTGGGCAAGCTGCTCAAGCTGCTTGATGATCTGAAGATCGCCGACAACACCATCGTCGTCTTCACGACCGACAACGGACCCAACGCGTTCACCTGGCCGGACGCAGCCACGACGCCGTTCCGTTCCGAGAAAGACACAAACTGGGAAGGGGCCTTCCGGGTGCCGGCGATGGTGCGCTGGCCGGGTCATATCAAGCCGGGAGAGATTTCCAACGAAATGGTCTCCGGCCTGGATTGGTTCCCGACCCTGCTGGCGGCGGCGGGCGATACGACGATCAAAGATCGGTTGCTCAAGGGCTGGACGCCGTCCGGCGGCAAGACGCACTTCAAGAATCACCTCGACGGCTACAATCAGCTCGATCATCTCACCGGAAAGAGCGCCAAGGGCGCGCGCGATGAGTTCTTTTACTTCAACGACGACGGTGATCTGGTCGCGGCGCGAGTCGGCAACTGGAAACTCGTGTACGAGCGGCAGGATCAACCAGGCCAGTTCGACGTCTGGGCCCATCCGTTCACGCCGCTGCGGGTGCCGAAAATGTTCAACCTTCGGATGGACCCCTATGAGCACGCCGAGGTCTCCGGAAGCGGCTACGACCAATGGCGGGTGGAAAACGCCTACATCATCTTCATGGGCACGATGAAGTCGGCCGCGTTTCTCGAAAGCTTCGTGGAGTACCCACCGAGTCAGCGTCCGGCGAGTTTCAGCATCGACCAAATCCGTAAGGGTGTGGACAAGAAGATCGACGAATCCTTCAAGAAACGAGGCTTGGAATAG
- a CDS encoding fused MFS/spermidine synthase: MASRADSQVNGEDAVAVRRSAQHAIPMTALLLAASGAAALVYQVLWIKQLSLIVGVDVYAVAAGISAFFGGMALGSLLLGRVVDRVRRPLLFYGGIEAGIAALSVSVTVALPHTAELFATAEAAVGPAAWTIPLALVAVPAVLMGGTLSALLRSLQPLQEAISFVAAGLYASNTLGAVAGALLCSFLLIPFLGIRGAALAAAAANLAVVAGAIALDRMSRPFDVDDRFPPAAVVPGNIPLALVLYSIAGGIALGYEVVWSQAIVPFMSTRSFAFSIVLATYLAGLVIGSALCARHADRLRHPWAAFGFLLAAAGAVALLEIALLGRWLVIVQTQAEAAVLALTSSPLFGMCTRFAVAAVSIVFVPTLLLGAAFPVVIRLTVDARHVGRQTGAVVALNTAGGIAGTLVTGFVLVPMLGLVHALAALAIAASVVGGIAAMREAESGSMLRWATLGTGVLTVLVAVVTPADRLASLLPGARAGTLLFYDESPGGTVAVVENRAGHNRFRRLYIEGVSNSGDAMPSMRYMRLQALLPLVIHNGEPRSALVIGFGTGITAGALLAYEDLERRVVAELLPAVVRTAPLFPANLGAGDNPKIDVRLRDGRRELLRSQDEYDVITLEPPPPSAAGVVNLYSTEFYALVGKRLKPSGLLAQWLPLSTQNDEDTRSLVRSVLDSFPHVSLWTTEFNEMLLVGSFEPLQLDVPRITERLSQPGVATALRQVGIASPAALLALWVTDRAGLERYAAGAPAVTDDRPRIEYASWVRPKEVAQTLPGLLALYEVPPLRGDDEMLRSRMTADRERLMTFYRAGLHAYDGDRPSWREEMRRVMNGDPDPYYGWFIHEES; encoded by the coding sequence ATGGCATCGCGCGCGGATTCTCAGGTGAACGGGGAAGACGCGGTCGCGGTTCGACGGTCTGCTCAGCACGCCATACCGATGACGGCGCTGTTGCTTGCGGCATCGGGAGCCGCCGCGCTTGTCTATCAGGTGCTCTGGATCAAGCAACTCTCCCTGATCGTCGGGGTGGACGTCTACGCCGTTGCCGCGGGCATCAGCGCATTCTTCGGCGGCATGGCCTTGGGAAGCCTGTTGTTGGGCCGGGTGGTCGATCGCGTCCGCCGGCCGCTGTTGTTTTACGGGGGCATCGAAGCGGGCATCGCGGCGCTGAGCGTATCGGTGACCGTTGCGCTTCCCCATACGGCGGAACTCTTCGCCACGGCCGAAGCGGCGGTCGGACCGGCGGCATGGACGATTCCGCTCGCGCTGGTGGCGGTCCCGGCCGTTCTCATGGGCGGAACGCTGTCTGCGCTGCTCCGCTCGCTTCAGCCGTTACAGGAAGCGATCAGTTTCGTCGCGGCCGGCCTATATGCGAGCAATACGCTGGGGGCGGTGGCCGGCGCCCTCCTCTGTTCGTTTCTCTTGATTCCCTTTCTTGGCATTCGCGGCGCGGCTCTCGCGGCCGCGGCGGCCAATCTGGCCGTGGTGGCTGGTGCCATCGCTCTCGACCGGATGTCAAGGCCTTTCGACGTGGACGATCGGTTTCCGCCCGCAGCCGTCGTGCCGGGGAACATTCCGCTCGCGCTCGTGCTCTATTCCATCGCCGGAGGAATCGCGTTGGGGTATGAAGTGGTCTGGTCCCAGGCCATCGTACCGTTCATGAGTACCAGGAGTTTCGCTTTCTCCATCGTGCTGGCGACCTATCTTGCAGGGCTCGTGATCGGCTCCGCACTCTGTGCGCGACATGCGGATCGTCTTCGCCATCCATGGGCAGCCTTCGGGTTCTTGCTGGCCGCGGCCGGCGCAGTCGCATTGCTGGAGATCGCGTTACTCGGCCGATGGCTCGTCATCGTGCAAACCCAGGCGGAGGCGGCCGTTCTGGCATTGACGAGCAGTCCTCTGTTCGGAATGTGCACGCGGTTTGCCGTCGCGGCGGTGTCCATCGTGTTTGTGCCGACGCTGCTTCTGGGCGCGGCCTTTCCAGTGGTGATTCGACTGACGGTTGACGCCCGGCATGTCGGACGTCAGACCGGGGCCGTGGTGGCGCTCAACACCGCGGGTGGTATTGCGGGAACCCTGGTCACCGGGTTCGTGCTCGTTCCCATGCTCGGACTCGTCCATGCGCTTGCGGCCTTGGCCATCGCCGCATCGGTCGTGGGTGGTATCGCGGCCATGCGGGAAGCCGAAAGCGGCTCGATGCTGCGATGGGCGACGCTCGGTACCGGCGTCCTGACGGTCCTGGTCGCGGTCGTCACGCCGGCTGACCGTCTGGCCTCGTTACTTCCGGGGGCGCGAGCCGGAACGCTCCTCTTTTATGACGAATCCCCGGGCGGGACAGTGGCGGTGGTGGAGAATCGGGCCGGTCACAACCGGTTCAGGCGGCTGTATATCGAGGGTGTGTCCAATTCCGGAGACGCGATGCCGTCGATGCGCTACATGCGGCTGCAGGCGTTGTTGCCGCTGGTCATTCATAACGGCGAGCCGCGATCGGCACTGGTCATCGGATTCGGGACCGGCATTACGGCCGGCGCGCTGTTGGCCTATGAAGACTTGGAACGCCGCGTCGTAGCCGAACTTCTGCCGGCCGTCGTACGGACCGCGCCGCTCTTTCCGGCCAATCTTGGCGCGGGAGACAATCCGAAAATCGACGTCCGCCTGCGCGACGGCCGCCGAGAACTGTTGCGCAGCCAAGACGAATACGACGTGATCACGCTCGAACCTCCGCCGCCCTCGGCCGCAGGGGTCGTGAACCTCTATTCGACCGAGTTTTATGCGCTCGTCGGCAAGCGTTTGAAACCATCAGGACTCCTCGCGCAATGGCTGCCTCTGTCGACCCAGAACGACGAGGACACGCGTTCCCTGGTTCGAAGCGTTCTCGATAGCTTCCCGCACGTCTCGCTTTGGACGACGGAATTCAACGAGATGTTGCTGGTCGGTTCCTTCGAGCCGCTGCAGCTCGACGTGCCGAGGATCACGGAACGACTGAGTCAACCTGGCGTGGCGACGGCGTTACGCCAAGTCGGAATTGCATCTCCCGCGGCCCTACTGGCCCTCTGGGTTACGGATCGAGCCGGGCTCGAGCGGTATGCCGCCGGCGCTCCTGCCGTCACGGACGATCGTCCCCGCATCGAATATGCGTCCTGGGTCAGGCCGAAGGAAGTGGCGCAGACCTTACCCGGCTTGCTTGCCCTGTATGAGGTTCCACCCCTGCGCGGAGACGACGAGATGTTGCGGTCACGGATGACGGCGGACCGTGAGCGGTTGATGACGTTTTATCGGGCCGGACTCCACGCGTACGACGGTGATCGCCCCTCGTGGAGGGAAGAGATGCGACGCGTCATGAACGGAGATCCGGACCCCTATTATGGTTGGTTCATCCATGAGGAAAGCTGA
- a CDS encoding VWA domain-containing protein, with amino-acid sequence MLELFHFLRPWFLLLAPAGLAIAWLWGKQADPKARWRGIIQPALLDHLLVGEPSGVRFTPIHWVAVSLVLAGVAAAGPTWEKEPPPFLEDRAPMVVALDLSPSMDAIDLPPTRLERAKQKIHDVAALRSGSRTGLVVYSGTAHLVLPPSEDPALLALFLEALDTKLMPVAGRHAADALAVADRILAVESVPGTVLFMTDGFNPSEIGTFAEHGQTSPHQVIVLAAGTAEGGPIRGDKGRMAVDRQGKPIQARLDREVFSRLSSEAGVPVASVTLDESDVEWVQRRAMHHMQVMQEKTAEVHWKEFGYYGTFPILLLAAFWFRKGWTVSWLMVLLLMVITGIVWPFELRAEPHSENSKFEYRNSKQLASSEKTTQGELAQSKSEARNAKQIRNQNLEMRNIEKGTSLHSDEPYATVSSDQSSSFGFRASIFEIMASWFMTPDQQGRWYFEHGDYVTAAGRYRDPMWKGLSYYRAGDYAAALAQFARLDSAEAMFLMGNCYARMKDYPAAVGAYDNALKGRQVFSEATENQKLVAGLIPKKPKDPEEGEADPNLDPDDIKFDEKGKKGKAGKVPQFKVKPEQMAEMWMRNLTISPADFLREKFRIEAEGKTKATRGSS; translated from the coding sequence ATGCTTGAGCTCTTTCACTTCTTGCGTCCTTGGTTCCTACTCCTGGCTCCTGCCGGTCTCGCCATCGCCTGGCTCTGGGGCAAGCAGGCCGATCCGAAGGCACGGTGGCGCGGTATCATCCAACCGGCCTTGCTCGACCACCTTCTCGTCGGTGAACCGTCCGGTGTCCGATTCACGCCCATTCATTGGGTGGCCGTCTCGTTGGTGCTGGCCGGCGTTGCGGCAGCCGGGCCGACCTGGGAGAAGGAACCGCCGCCGTTTCTGGAAGACCGCGCGCCGATGGTCGTGGCGCTCGATCTGTCGCCTAGTATGGACGCAATCGATCTCCCGCCGACCAGACTCGAGCGTGCGAAACAGAAGATCCATGACGTGGCGGCCCTTCGCTCCGGATCGCGAACCGGTTTGGTCGTGTACTCCGGCACGGCTCATCTGGTGTTGCCACCCAGTGAAGACCCGGCGCTGCTCGCTCTGTTCCTGGAGGCACTGGACACGAAGCTCATGCCGGTCGCCGGCCGACATGCCGCCGACGCTCTCGCTGTGGCGGACCGGATCCTGGCCGTGGAATCCGTGCCAGGCACCGTCCTGTTCATGACGGACGGATTCAATCCATCCGAGATCGGAACATTTGCAGAGCATGGACAAACGTCGCCGCATCAGGTGATCGTGCTGGCTGCCGGGACGGCCGAGGGAGGGCCGATCAGGGGCGACAAAGGACGAATGGCCGTGGATCGGCAGGGAAAACCGATTCAGGCCCGGCTGGATCGTGAGGTCTTCTCGCGATTGAGTTCGGAAGCGGGAGTTCCCGTCGCAAGCGTCACGCTGGATGAAAGCGACGTCGAATGGGTCCAGCGGCGGGCCATGCACCACATGCAGGTCATGCAGGAGAAGACGGCCGAAGTCCATTGGAAGGAATTCGGCTACTACGGCACGTTCCCGATTCTATTGCTCGCTGCCTTCTGGTTCCGTAAAGGATGGACGGTCAGTTGGCTCATGGTATTGCTATTGATGGTAATCACGGGGATAGTCTGGCCATTCGAGTTGCGAGCTGAGCCGCACAGTGAAAATTCGAAATTCGAATATCGAAATTCGAAACAGCTTGCTAGCTCTGAGAAAACAACACAGGGAGAATTGGCACAATCGAAATCCGAAGCACGAAATGCGAAACAAATTCGAAATCAGAATCTCGAAATGCGAAACATTGAAAAAGGCACGAGTCTACATTCAGATGAGCCATACGCAACAGTGTCTTCTGATCAATCTTCCAGTTTCGGGTTTCGTGCTTCAATATTCGAGATTATGGCGAGTTGGTTCATGACGCCAGACCAGCAGGGTCGGTGGTATTTCGAGCATGGCGACTATGTCACCGCTGCCGGACGGTATCGCGATCCGATGTGGAAGGGACTGTCCTACTATCGAGCCGGCGACTATGCCGCGGCGCTCGCGCAGTTTGCCAGGTTGGACAGCGCGGAGGCGATGTTTCTCATGGGGAACTGTTATGCGCGCATGAAGGACTATCCCGCGGCAGTCGGCGCCTATGACAATGCCCTGAAGGGGCGCCAGGTGTTTTCCGAGGCAACGGAGAATCAAAAGCTCGTGGCGGGGCTCATTCCGAAGAAGCCCAAGGATCCCGAAGAAGGCGAAGCAGACCCGAATCTGGATCCCGACGATATCAAGTTCGACGAGAAAGGCAAGAAAGGCAAGGCTGGAAAGGTTCCGCAGTTCAAGGTCAAACCGGAGCAGATGGCCGAGATGTGGATGCGCAATCTCACCATTTCGCCGGCCGACTTTCTGAGGGAGAAATTCCGCATCGAAGCGGAAGGCAAGACGAAAGCCACACGAGGTTCGTCATGA
- a CDS encoding BatD family protein: MMLPLMLLVCLLPGYVFAGDGAQWMVRARLEPSGPVVVGQPVQLVVDVLVTTWFAGAPQFPALDVPGALATLSDDQPAHLTEDIQGTRWFGISRIYRITPMEPREYAIPRLQILVHPGLVEKPVRLWTPARKLHARVPPGAEGMAQFFATTHLDVSQRFDRRLDGLRVGDAFTRTLTLTADGMPGMFLPPLSFAEVDGLAVYSKAPVVENLSKDRQGFVAGRRTESATYTIQRAGHYRLPEVTVQWWDSVGKKVRGETIPSVTFDVAAISGYRPEIAIPEEVAAAGATRAEEALKPSRVWMVGLVGLLMVLGWLWPRLKRYGAQWAEHRAIQRRIYESSEAAAFARLSSAAEGNDDEGTVRSLYRWLDRCEPVGKPALAERAIDLAGDDQYRLATETLFDRRFGSTPPSPDHSIRDLERALTRVRTRLSEDHAMFRRQSDNSLPPLNPV; encoded by the coding sequence ATGATGCTGCCGCTGATGCTGCTTGTGTGTCTGCTTCCGGGGTATGTGTTCGCCGGCGATGGCGCGCAGTGGATGGTGCGGGCCAGGCTCGAACCGTCCGGACCGGTCGTCGTGGGACAACCGGTGCAGCTGGTGGTGGACGTCCTGGTCACCACCTGGTTTGCCGGTGCTCCGCAGTTTCCCGCCTTGGACGTACCCGGGGCGCTGGCGACGCTTTCAGATGACCAACCGGCTCACTTGACCGAGGATATTCAGGGCACGAGATGGTTTGGAATTTCCCGTATTTATCGGATTACTCCTATGGAGCCTCGCGAGTACGCGATTCCTCGGTTGCAGATCCTCGTGCATCCCGGTCTGGTCGAGAAACCCGTGCGCCTCTGGACGCCGGCGCGAAAGCTTCATGCCCGGGTGCCCCCCGGTGCGGAGGGCATGGCGCAGTTCTTCGCGACGACGCATCTCGACGTGAGCCAGCGGTTCGATCGTCGGTTGGACGGATTGCGGGTCGGGGATGCCTTTACCAGAACCCTGACGCTGACGGCTGATGGGATGCCGGGAATGTTTCTTCCTCCGCTCTCGTTTGCCGAGGTGGATGGATTGGCTGTGTACTCGAAGGCTCCGGTCGTGGAAAACCTCTCCAAAGACCGCCAGGGTTTTGTCGCGGGACGCCGGACCGAGTCGGCGACCTATACGATCCAACGTGCCGGGCACTACCGCCTGCCCGAGGTGACGGTTCAGTGGTGGGATTCGGTCGGAAAGAAGGTGCGCGGCGAGACCATTCCCTCTGTCACGTTCGACGTCGCGGCAATTTCCGGCTACCGGCCTGAGATCGCCATTCCGGAGGAGGTGGCTGCCGCTGGCGCGACGCGAGCGGAGGAAGCACTCAAGCCGTCGCGGGTCTGGATGGTCGGCCTCGTCGGCCTGCTCATGGTACTCGGATGGCTTTGGCCGCGCCTCAAACGATATGGCGCACAGTGGGCAGAGCATCGAGCAATACAGCGGCGAATCTACGAATCGTCCGAAGCCGCGGCGTTTGCAAGACTCTCCAGCGCAGCGGAAGGGAACGACGACGAGGGCACGGTGAGATCGCTCTATCGCTGGCTGGACCGATGCGAGCCGGTGGGCAAGCCGGCGCTGGCCGAACGAGCGATCGACCTGGCAGGCGATGATCAATACCGGTTGGCAACCGAGACGTTATTCGACAGACGTTTCGGATCCACACCACCTTCGCCGGACCACTCGATTCGCGACCTCGAACGTGCCCTCACGCGAGTGAGAACACGGCTGAGTGAAGATCATGCAATGTTCCGGCGGCAAAGCGACAACAGTCTGCCGCCGCTCAATCCCGTGTGA